The Saccharopolyspora gloriosae genome has a segment encoding these proteins:
- a CDS encoding ABC transporter ATP-binding protein, with protein sequence MSVAADYRRSLAGHWRGWAVLLACSALEALPALLSGTFVRNAVDDGFAAGRLGVGVAWLLAFTAAAVLGAAGVRFVWRRIGVIVEPLRDSLVRRVVRDVLHETAPPRGGPDAAGVARVTQHVEIVRDATAGLLVQARGLLVTVAAALAGVAALDPLLLWPVAPPVLLAVLLFCGSLPALARSQRDLALADEHTATEAGAVLTGLRDVVACGAQDTAATTIRAAIDEQARAAIRMSTATALRTLIIGGGGLLPVVLVLAIAPAAVADGRLSAGTVLGALVYVTGTVQPALHGLATTTGSVLLRLMVALNRLGEISPGTGEHPGGTGDGGTGSGRGTSRNREDSGHRRTSSGWGSRNGRGARNDPSTRNDPGARNGPSTWNGSGARNDPGARNGPSTWNGSGARNDPGARNDSGTGNGRGAPNDSGAQNGRGARIPGGAGEFGGWDVEARGLTHRWGEHAEPVLRDLDLELRPGDHLAVVGPSGIGKSTLAGLLTGTTGPTGGSVHIGGIPVAELDPAHRHRLIAFTPQETYLFAGTVRENLALLAAEATDAHLLAAVTAVGAGELVRELGGLTGPIRHGGAGLSAGQRQLLALARLYASEARIVVLDEATAQLDGPAEAHAERAFAARGGVLVVIAHRLASARRANRVLVLDGDGAHLGTHADLLARSRSYAELLLAWTGVAGSS encoded by the coding sequence GTGAGCGTCGCCGCCGATTACCGGCGTTCCCTCGCCGGGCACTGGCGCGGCTGGGCGGTGCTGTTGGCGTGTTCCGCGCTGGAGGCGTTGCCCGCGCTGCTGTCCGGGACGTTCGTGCGCAACGCCGTCGACGACGGGTTCGCCGCGGGCAGGCTCGGCGTCGGCGTGGCCTGGCTGCTCGCGTTCACCGCCGCCGCCGTGCTCGGAGCCGCCGGAGTGCGGTTCGTGTGGCGGCGCATCGGTGTGATCGTGGAACCGCTGCGGGACTCGCTGGTGCGCCGCGTCGTGCGCGACGTGCTGCACGAGACGGCGCCGCCGCGCGGCGGACCGGATGCGGCGGGCGTCGCGCGCGTCACCCAGCACGTGGAGATCGTGCGGGACGCCACCGCGGGACTGCTGGTGCAGGCCAGAGGGCTGCTGGTCACGGTGGCCGCCGCGCTCGCCGGTGTCGCCGCGCTGGATCCGCTGCTGCTGTGGCCGGTGGCGCCGCCGGTGCTGCTGGCCGTGTTGTTGTTCTGCGGATCGCTGCCCGCGCTCGCCCGCAGCCAGCGCGACCTCGCCCTCGCCGACGAGCACACCGCGACCGAAGCGGGCGCGGTGCTCACCGGATTGCGCGACGTCGTCGCCTGCGGCGCGCAGGACACCGCCGCCACCACGATCCGCGCCGCGATCGACGAGCAGGCTCGAGCGGCGATCCGGATGTCCACCGCGACCGCGCTGCGCACCCTGATCATCGGTGGCGGCGGGCTGCTGCCCGTGGTGCTGGTGCTGGCCATCGCCCCGGCCGCGGTGGCGGACGGGCGCCTCAGCGCGGGCACCGTGCTGGGCGCGCTCGTGTACGTCACCGGCACCGTGCAGCCCGCGCTGCACGGGCTGGCGACGACGACCGGATCGGTGCTGCTGCGGCTGATGGTGGCGCTCAACCGGCTCGGCGAGATCAGCCCGGGCACCGGAGAACACCCCGGCGGGACTGGCGACGGCGGGACCGGGAGCGGCCGGGGGACTTCGCGGAACCGAGAGGATTCGGGACACCGGCGCACTTCGAGCGGGTGGGGGAGTCGCAACGGCCGAGGGGCTCGGAACGACCCGAGTACTCGGAACGACCCGGGCGCTCGGAACGGCCCGAGTACTTGGAACGGATCGGGCGCTCGGAACGACCCGGGCGCTCGGAACGGCCCGAGTACTTGGAACGGATCGGGCGCTCGGAACGACCCGGGCGCTCGGAACGACTCGGGGACCGGGAACGGCCGAGGCGCACCGAACGATTCGGGCGCTCAGAACGGCCGGGGAGCTCGGATTCCAGGCGGCGCAGGGGAGTTCGGTGGCTGGGACGTCGAAGCGCGCGGGCTGACGCACCGCTGGGGCGAACACGCCGAACCGGTGCTGCGGGACCTCGACCTCGAACTGCGGCCCGGAGATCACCTCGCCGTGGTCGGGCCGAGCGGCATCGGCAAGTCCACCCTCGCCGGGCTGCTCACCGGCACCACCGGCCCCACCGGCGGCTCGGTGCACATCGGCGGCATCCCCGTCGCCGAGCTCGACCCCGCGCACCGGCACCGGCTCATCGCCTTCACGCCGCAAGAGACGTACCTGTTCGCCGGAACGGTGCGGGAGAACCTGGCGCTGCTGGCCGCGGAAGCCACCGACGCGCACCTGCTGGCGGCGGTCACCGCCGTCGGCGCCGGCGAGCTGGTGCGCGAACTCGGCGGGCTGACCGGCCCCATCCGGCACGGCGGAGCGGGCCTGTCCGCCGGGCAGCGGCAGTTGCTGGCGCTGGCCAGGCTCTACGCGAGCGAGGCGCGGATCGTGGTGCTCGACGAGGCCACCGCCCAGCTCGACGGCCCGGCGGAGGCCCACGCCGAACGTGCCTTCGCCGCGCGCGGCGGGGTGCTCGTGGTGATCGCGCACCGGCTGGCCTCCGCACGCCGCGCGAACCGGGTGCTGGTGCTCGACGGCGACGGCGCCCACTTGGGCACCCACGCGGACCTGCTGGCCCGCTCGCGGTCCTACGCCGAGCTGCTGCTGGCGTGGACCGGTGTCGCGGGATCGAGCTGA
- a CDS encoding sigma-70 family RNA polymerase sigma factor: MLQPLDTGGQRMERDAPEDLLLRAGAGELRAFELLYDRTAMLVHAVARDVLGDEQQAEEVTQEALVEVWRTAARYRPERGDAVAWLLTVAHRRAVDRLRSVRSARERETRFAARSHEIAHDSVVEAVLTRGEYRQVRRCLSTLTALQLEAVTLTYYCGLTYREAAQRLAAPASTVKTRLRDGLIRLRDCLHAQR, from the coding sequence ATGCTTCAGCCCCTGGACACCGGGGGACAGCGGATGGAGCGGGACGCCCCGGAGGATCTGCTGCTCAGGGCGGGTGCGGGCGAGCTGCGCGCATTCGAGCTGCTCTACGACCGCACGGCGATGCTGGTGCACGCGGTGGCCCGCGACGTGCTCGGCGACGAGCAGCAGGCCGAGGAGGTCACCCAGGAGGCGCTGGTCGAGGTGTGGCGCACCGCCGCCCGCTACCGGCCGGAGCGGGGCGATGCCGTCGCCTGGCTGCTCACGGTGGCGCACCGACGGGCCGTGGACCGGCTGCGTTCGGTGCGGTCCGCGCGGGAACGGGAAACGCGGTTCGCCGCACGATCGCACGAGATCGCGCACGACTCGGTGGTGGAGGCGGTGCTCACCCGCGGCGAGTACCGGCAGGTCCGCCGCTGCCTGTCCACGCTGACGGCGTTGCAGCTGGAAGCGGTCACGCTGACCTACTACTGCGGGCTCACCTACCGCGAGGCGGCGCAGCGGCTGGCGGCCCCGGCCTCCACGGTCAAGACGCGGTTGCGCGACGGGCTGATCCGGTTGCGCGACTGCCTGCACGCCCAGCGGTGA
- a CDS encoding glycosyltransferase family 1 protein — protein MSTSLRVLLDGTPLLGRRTGIGRYTSSLSTELGRMSDVDVRAVGFTSRGRRALRAAVPPGVRAAGIPVPARALRAAWSRAPFPPVELLAGGADLVHGTNFVLPPAMRAGGVVTVHDLAFLDAPEEVAEPGFAELVRSSVRRAAVVCTPSAAVAETVAERFGVPWESIVVTPLGVDPEWFEAAPPGAELHRLGLPDDYFVFVGAEGPRKGVDVLLRGHDRKLPPLVIAGPGEARQVRNVLRTGYLPERELRSVVAGARALVLPSRDEGFGLPVLEALACGVPVVCSDLPVLREVTGGLAEFVPYGDPDALRAALQRTVAAPVDPAAAAARRAHAAGFTWRGCAEATLRAYQRAR, from the coding sequence GTGAGCACCTCGCTGCGGGTCCTGCTCGACGGCACTCCGCTGTTGGGCAGGCGGACCGGGATCGGCCGCTACACGTCCTCGTTGAGCACCGAACTCGGCCGCATGTCCGATGTGGACGTTCGGGCGGTGGGTTTCACCTCGCGGGGCCGGCGGGCGTTGCGCGCGGCGGTGCCGCCGGGTGTGCGGGCGGCGGGGATTCCGGTTCCGGCGCGGGCGTTGCGGGCGGCGTGGTCGCGGGCACCGTTCCCGCCGGTCGAGTTGCTGGCCGGTGGCGCCGATCTGGTGCACGGCACGAATTTCGTGCTGCCGCCCGCGATGCGCGCGGGCGGCGTGGTGACGGTGCACGATCTGGCGTTCCTGGACGCTCCGGAGGAGGTCGCCGAACCGGGTTTCGCCGAGTTGGTGCGGTCTTCGGTGCGCCGGGCTGCGGTGGTGTGCACGCCGAGCGCGGCGGTCGCCGAGACGGTCGCGGAACGGTTCGGCGTGCCGTGGGAGAGCATCGTCGTCACACCGCTCGGGGTGGATCCGGAGTGGTTCGAAGCCGCCCCGCCGGGCGCGGAGCTGCATCGGCTGGGCCTGCCGGACGACTACTTCGTCTTCGTCGGCGCCGAAGGTCCGCGCAAGGGCGTCGACGTGCTGCTGCGCGGCCACGACCGGAAGCTGCCGCCGCTGGTGATCGCCGGCCCCGGTGAGGCGCGGCAAGTGCGCAACGTGCTGCGCACCGGGTACCTGCCGGAGCGGGAGCTGCGCAGCGTGGTGGCCGGGGCGCGGGCGCTGGTGCTGCCGTCGCGGGACGAAGGTTTCGGGCTGCCCGTGCTGGAGGCGCTGGCGTGCGGGGTTCCGGTGGTGTGCTCGGACCTGCCGGTGCTGCGGGAGGTCACGGGCGGGCTCGCCGAGTTCGTGCCCTACGGCGATCCGGACGCGTTGCGCGCCGCGTTGCAGCGCACCGTGGCCGCGCCGGTCGACCCGGCCGCGGCGGCCGCCCGCCGGGCGCACGCGGCGGGATTCACCTGGCGCGGCTGCGCGGAGGCGACGCTGCGGGCGTATCAGCGCGCTCGGTGA